In Mercurialis annua linkage group LG5, ddMerAnnu1.2, whole genome shotgun sequence, a single genomic region encodes these proteins:
- the LOC126682681 gene encoding early nodulin-like protein 21, with translation MATTNLLLLLFTIFFSLHCFSVSSFEYQVGGDKGWVVPPNDTGIYNDWASENRFLVGDSIRFKYRKDSVMLVMEEEYKKCNSSKPNFFSNTGNTVYKLDHSGPYYFISGVSGHCQKGQKMIVKVIGAEEGDDPSHGGGDGPKKSGASPSAMVLSKISCVHLVLGSVASVIFY, from the exons ATGGCTACTACAAACCTACTGCTCCTCCTCTTCACCATCTTCTTCTCTCTTCACTGCTTCTCCGTCTCCTCCTTCGAATACCAAGTCGGCGGTGACAAAGGCTGGGTCGTTCCTCCCAACGACACCGGAATCTACAACGACTGGGCTTCCGAGAATCGCTTCCTCGTCGGAGACTCCATCC GGTTTAAGTACAGGAAAGATTCAGTAATGCTGGTGATGGAAGAGGAGTACAAGAAGTGCAACTCAAGTAAACCTAATTTCTTCTCCAACACAGGGAATACTGTCTATAAGCTTGACCATTCTGGACCTTATTACTTCATTAGTGGAGTCTCTGGACATTGTCAGAAGGGACAGAAGATGATTGTGAAGGTCATAGGTGCTGAAGAAGGTGATGATCCTTCTCATGGTGGTGGTGATGGCCCCAAAAAGTCTGGTGCTTCTCCTTCTGCAATGGTGCTGTCTAAAATTTCATGTGTTCATCTTGTTCTTGGTTCTGTTGCTTCTGTTATTTTCTACTAG
- the LOC126682864 gene encoding uncharacterized membrane protein At3g27390, with protein MEPPRGILATLWNFICFLPYFVGLLLLGTIKGIIFCPLVCVIMSVGNSGIILGLFPLHVVWTYFSIMRAMLLGPVLKLVVCILLPAPLVIWLVASIVGSVVGGLLYGFLSPVFATFDAVGEGKTDVLYHCFYDGTWDTLQKTCTIIRDFGDFCYHSYLSYMDDLQRQQPSDRKYYEIRLLHLPGALIAGLLGSMLDFPLISIIAVCKSPYMLLKGWHRLFHDLIGREGPFLETICVPFAGLAIILWPLAVVGAVLGSMVSSIFLGAYAGVIVYQESSFWYGLCYIVASWAIYDEYSNDILDMPEGSCFPRPRFRKNVQLSKSPSRASSFSRPSSFKSRSDSLTPMVDLKPFDLLNGLFKECQRHGEKFVSEGLITGQDIEDAKFNRGGTVVSIGLPAYCLLQALLRSAKANSEGFLLSDNRTEITINNRPKDAFFDWFFNPFLIMKDQIKAQNLSEEEENYLCKLVLLNDDPTKLKIASISLAPESERKRAELDALARRLRGITKSISRYPTSRRHFQNLVKILSEDLAKKNGDSRSSNGLPPRPIGRSKSAFARYLSFNKSKSNHDGSNKSKSNHNGSNHSSQEVTRDVDIV; from the exons ATGGAGCCACCAAGGGGTATTTTGGCTACTTTGTGGAACTTCATTTGCTTTCTCCCTTACTTTGTTGGACTTTTGCTTCTTGGTACTATTAAAG GTATCATTTTCTGTCCGTTGGTATGTGTTATCATGTCAGTTGGAAACTCTGGGATCATATTGGGGCTTTTTCCGTTACACGTTGTCTGGacatatttttcaattatgaG AGCTATGCTATTAGGGCCGGTTCTGAAGCTCGTTGTCTGCATATTGCTACCAGCCCCATTGGTTATTTGGTTGGTGGCTAGCATTGTTGGAAGTGTCGTCGGTGGCCTACTTTATGGCTTTCTTTCACCAGTATTTGCCACTTTTGATGCTGTTGGAGAAGGGAAAACTGATGTGCTTTATCACTGTTTTTAT GATGGAACATGGGACACTCTTCAAAAGACTTGCACTATTATTCGAGATTTTGGAGATTTTTGTTATCATTCTTATCTATCATATATGGATGACCTACAACGGCAACAACCTTCAGATAGAAAATATTATGAAATCag ATTGCTTCATCTTCCTGGTGCTCTTATTGCTGGTTTACTTGGTTCTATGCTCGACTTTCCATTAATCTCAATTATTGCTGTCTGCAAAAGCCCATACATGCTCTTGAAGGGGTGGCATCGTTTGTTTCATGACCTTATAGGAAGGGAAGGCCCTTTCTTGGAAACAATATGTGTACCATTTGCAGGTCTAGCTATAATTCTCTGGCCATTGGCTGTTGTTGGAGCAGTTTTGGGGTCCATGGTATCAAGCATCTTCCTTGGTGCTTATGCAGGCGTTATTGTTTATCAG GAGTCCTCATTTTGGTACGGGCTTTGCTATATTGTTGCATCATGGGCTATTTATGATGAATACAGCAATGACATTTTGGACATGCCAGAAGGATCTTGTTTTCCAAG GCCACGATTCCGAAAGAATGTTCAGCTGTCAAAGAGTCCATCTCGTGCTTCCTCTTTTTCAAGGCCCAGTTCTTTTAAAAGTCGGTCAGATTCGCTTACTCCTATGGTTGATCTGAAACCGTTTGAC CTACTTAATGGGTTATTTAAGGAATGCCAGCGTCATGGAGAGAAGTTTGTTTCTGAAGGACTCATAACTGGTCAAGATATTGAAGATGCCAAATTTAATAGAGGTGGTACGGTGGTGAGCATTGGCTTGCCAGCTTATTGCCTTCTTCAGGCGCTCTTACGCTCTGCAAAAGCCAACTCAGAGGGTTTTTTGTTGA GCGATAATCGTACGGAGATAACAATCAACAACAGGCCAAAAGATGCCTTTTTTGATTGGTTCTTCAACCCTTTCCTTATCATGAAAGATCAGATTAAAGCACAAAATCTTTCCGAGGAAGAAGAGAATTATCTCTGCAAACTAGTACTGTTAAATGACGATCCTACGAAATTGAAAATTGCAAGTATTAGTCTAGCACCTGAGTCTGAGCGTAAACGAGCTGAACTTGATGCCCTAGCTCGAAG ACTTCGAGGGATCACCAAATCGATATCAAGGTATCCAACATCAAGACGACATTTCCAGAATCTTGTCAAGATCCTATCTGAAGATCTTGCCAAGAAGAATGGAGACAGCAGATCGAGCAATGGGCTGCCTCCTCGACCTATTGGAAGATCAAAAAGCGCCTTTGCCcgttatttatcttttaataagAGCAAATCAAACCATGATGGCTCTAATAAAAGCAAATCAAACCATAATGGCTCTAATCATTCCTCCCAAGAAGTTACAAGGGATGTGGATATTGTATAA